DNA sequence from the Rhodohalobacter barkolensis genome:
GCTTCCTGGCACAGCTCCCTACTCAATTCTTAATTGATAAGTATGAAGCGGGTGACTACCGACTTGGCTGGTACAGAGATTGTGTTGAAGCTCAGAGAATAGCTTTAAACCAACCAACCGGTTGTGATGCTGTTAATGACAATGGTTTTTCACTGGTTAAATTTAATGGAGATAAAGGAAATCATGTAGATGACCTTCCATTTATGAGACTTGCAGAAATGTACCTGATCTGGGCCGAAGCTGCTGCTAAGGATGTAGATAGCCCGGCAGCCGGAGTTGCTCCACTGCAAGATCTGCTGGACGCCAGAAATGGTGGAACTGTACCGGCTACTGCATTGACTGACATGACTGCATTTGAAGATTTCATTCTTGATGAGAGAATGAGAGAGCTTGCTCTTGAAGGTCACAGATTTTATGACCTGAAGAGACTGCAAAGAGATATCCGGAATCCAGACGGGTCCATTAAAATGAGGGCGGAAAATTATCGAATTTTGCCTCAGCTTGGTTCAGGACTCCGTAATGTCAATGAGCTTCTTGTTGAAAATCCGGGATACTAAATTCTCATAATCATCAAAGATAATTTCTAAATCTTTTTATCCTATGAAAGTAAAACTATTAATAATCGCACTTTTGCCGCTTCTATTCGCGAGTTGTGATATGAACGACTTGTTCGATGAAGGCGATACGAAAAAGACCTATGACGGACCGGCACAGGTCGCTTTCTTCCCCGATGAAAGGGAAGTGAGTGACGATGACGGTTCAACGTCTATTGAGATCCAATTAATTGGAGAACAACGTGACAGCGACTTAGCAGTCTCTTTCAGTACTGAAGGTGATGCGGTGGCAGGTACACATTACAATGTGTCTACACCATCACCCATTACTTTAGAGGCCGGAACCAGCACGGTTGATATCGTCATTGAATTGATTGCCGACAGTGTACCTGACGGAGAAGAAGTTCAATTGATTCTCAATCTTGATGGTGGAGATGGCGTTGAAGTTGCTGAAAACTACAAGTCATCCAGAATCTTTATTCAGGATTGACCTGATTCCGTAACAAAGGAATAATTCTATAGGCTGTACTCATTCATTTGAGTGCAGCCTTTTTTTATACGTTTTTATCTAAAGCAATTGAAATTTGAAGAAGTGCGGACGCATACTTTATAGCAACTGGGCTGTAAGTAGACTGAAAGGAGTTTTGATTACTACAGCTGACGGCGTTTCGCCTGGATGAATGAAGCTGAAATAAGAAACTTTGGTTCGTATGGTTGTGGAGTTACCACAAGTTGCCAGTGAAGGTTCCGGCAGATATTTCTTAATTCAATGCTAAAGCCGGCTTTTAAAATTCAGAGAACTGTCATCATTTTTAATGGTGCTAAGCCGATCCGGTTTTAAACACTATCACTTTTTATAAATGGACTTACTTTAATAATTTTTTGAAAAGCGGATTTGATAACATTTTGATAACTGGTGGTTGCATCATCACCATATAAAATATGGCTGGCATTCACCATGCCCCAGCCGATCTCTCTTTTCTGCTCATTATCCCAAATAATGTATGCAGTGTCTAATCTGATCCTGTTTTGTGGATCTCCTTCATGGCCGGCGTAAGATCCTCCACCCGTCTCAACCTGATAAGAGGAAAAGTGATACTTATCCAGAATCACTGTAAATCTGGAATTAATATTAGATGTTGATAAGTCTGTACCCTGTTTTGGACTGATTAAATTTATGGGGCCAGCTTCCAGTTCAAATCTTCGGCTTTCGAGCTGATCCGGAACCAGGTCTTCACTTACTTTTTTGCCAACTACCGGAGATTGGGTTTGCTGGCGAAACAGTTGAAGTAAATCGTTATCAAAAATCATTTTTTCAGTGGGACGCAGGGCACCATAAACGTGATCGGGGAAATAGTTGTAGAGGGGTTCGGGTTCAATAATCAGCAAAGACACGGAAGTTTCCCGTGCCTGGAGATGAGTATCCGTTTCATCTTGAAGCAGAACTTGTGTGGTGTTGTTATTGCAGGAAATGATAAAAAGAAAAGCCGCAGCGCAAATGAAGAAAGATTTAATGCTCATAGTGATGCTCGATCGTAGATATATAAAAGTAAGAGTTGTGATAATGAATTGGCCAGCTCCTTGCTGAATAGTTGTGTGCTAAATTACCAATAAATCAGGACGTAACATATTAATACAGCAGTAAAATGTCTGTAAATAAAAGTTAATTATTAGGATGAGTCTATATAGATCCGGAGTTAAGCAAAGTGATTCTGTTTTATCCACAGAAACTTTTGTGACTTCGTTTTTACTCTCTTTTATTCACATTAAAGATTGTGAAACAAATCAGGTAAAAATTTAAAATAAGTGAACGTTTCAAAAAGCTATCTGTCTGCAATTCAAATATTTGAGTAGTTGTTTAATACACTTTTACAAGTTTGAATTGAATATTTCTTTAGGACTTAAAAGTTGAATTATATTTGACATAGGGTTGACCGAAAACTATACTTGCCTCGAGGTTGATGTTCTGTAAACTGTAATTATTACATCAATCTATCTATCAAATGATACCCCTTTAGCATTAAAACACTCCGCTATAAGGAGGAAAAAATCATCTATATAAATCAACCAAAATGCAGAACATTTGTGATCAAATCGTTCACTCTAATCATTCATCGATTCTGTTCTGCACTAATCAAAATATCATATGAGGTAAGTTATGATTCAGAAGATACTTCAGTCATTAACGAGCCTGTTGCTGCTTGTTGCTATTTCCGGATTTGCCGGACTGGCACATGCACAGACAGGAACCCTTACGGGTACCGTTACTGACGAGTCTACAGGTGAAACGCTTGTAGGTGCAACCGTAATGATCGTGGATCTCGAGCGCGGAGCTCCAACGGATATTGAAGGAATGTATATGATCGACAACATTCCAACCGGTACCTACGAGGTGCGGTTTTCATACGTTGGTTATACTACTGTAACAGAAACCATTGAAATCTCAGAAGGCGAGAATGTCTATGATCTGGAAATGAGCATGGATTCAGCCGGACTGGATGAAGTTGTGGTAACAGGTTACGGAAATTTTTCTGACCGGAACTTTACAGGCTCTGTATCTCAGGTGAGTTCAGAATCATTTGAAAATGCACCTGTTTCATCCATTAATGAAGCATTAAGCGGAAATATTGCCGGTGTTAATATTTCACCTTCAACCGGTACCCCGGGTGCAGTACAGCAGGCGAGAATTCGAGGAATCAGTTCCATTAACGCCAGCTCAGCACCTTTGTATGTAATTGACGGTGTACCTGTTCAAAGTGGGAGTAATGCACAATCAACGGCTACAAGTTCACTGGATGTGCTATCAAGCATTAGTGCTAATGATATAGAGTCAGTGACCGTACTAAAAGATGCTTCTTCTACCGCTCTTTATGGAGCCAGAGGATCTAACGGTGTTATTGTTATTGAAACCAAAAGCGGTAGTTCCGGCGATGTTCAATACTCTCTCTCTATGCAGAGAGGTGTGAATAACCGTGCCGTAGACGGGCCGGGTACTTTGAATGCCAATGAATGGGATCAGTTGTTTTACGACTCAGCAGGAAATTACCTTGAGTCTTTAGGTGCTCCTTCCGATAGAGCATCAGTTGATGCACTTCTATTCCCAAGCGGTTGGGATGGTGAGACAAGTACGGATTGGGGTGATGTTGTTAGAAATGACAATGCCATACAGCAAGAGTACCAATTGGCTGCGCAAGGTGGTAATGACCGAACGACTTTTTATACCTCTGCCAGCTTTTTTGAACAGGAGGGTCAGGCTATTGGCTCCGGTTTGGAAAGACTATCCGGTAAGTTAAATCTAACGCATCAATTTGATGAACGGTTAACCTTCTCAAATAACTTCTCCGGTTCATTTGTTGAACAGGATGGAATTCTTGAAGGTGCCGGTTACTTTGGAAGCCCTGTATTGGCTGAATACTTCATGTTGCCGACTGATAACGCATACAATGAAGACGGTTCTCCAAATCTGGGTTTATCCTCGAATATTTTCAACCCTGTGTATGTTCAGGATACAGATATCGATAGAAAACGTAATATTCGCGTGATCAACAATACCAATCTGGATTTTGAGATCACCGATAATCTGGCATTCTCATCAAACCTCTCTCTGGATTATCTGTTAACGGAAGAGAAATATTATGATAATCCGTTCTACGGAGACGGTGAAGATGTAAGAGGTGCGGTTGATGACATCAACACCCGTAACTTCAACTATGTTTGGAGAAACAGTCTGAATTATATTTATCAGGCAAATGAGCAAAATCTCTTTGATTTCCGATTCATTTCTGAAAGCCAGAAGAACAAGAATAACTTTCTGGAAGCCTATGGTGAAGGGATTGCTGCTGCAAATCTATACAACCTGAATACAACGGCATCTCCCCAGTTTGTAGGATCCAGCACAACCGACTGGGCTGTACAGTCGTTCATCGGTTTGGTAAACTACCGATATGACGATAAGGTGATTGTTGACGGTAGTGTTCGTCACGAAGGAAATACCCGTTTTGGTGAAGATAACCGATGGGGTACATTCTGGTCATTAGGTGTAGGATACATCCTTACGGAAGAGGATTTCTTCGCAGATATTGAGGGGCTCGATTTTCTAAGAGTTCGAACCTCATACGGTCAGACAGGTAATGCAAGTATTGGTTTAAATAACTACCAGACACTGGTAGGATTTGGCGGATATAACGATCAGCCGAATATTCAGCCAACTCAGTTTGGTAATCCTAACCTGACATGGGAAAAAGCGAATTCGTTTGACGTATCCGTCGACTTTGAAGCATTTGAGATGCTGGAAGGTGGTGTAAACTTCTTTAGAAAAGATAGCTACGACCTTCTGTTTAATGTTCCACTCTCGCGCGTATCCGGCCATAATTCACAGGTCCAGAACGTTGGAGAACTTTACAATCAAGGATTTGAGTTTGAACTGAGTGCCGATATTGTCCGTACTCAGGATTTCGGATGGAATCTTGGCGGTAATTTAACTTTGGTGGAAAATGAGATTACAGAGTTACCCCGTGATCAAAACGGTGACCCAATCGAAATTACTTCCGCAACACGATACACAGCTGTTGAAGGCTATGAAGTGAATGCGTGGTACATGAGAGAATGGGCCGGCGTTGATCCCGATAACGGTGATCCGCTATGGTATATGGATGACGGCGAAGGTGGCCGCACAACTACCAATAGTTACAATCAGGCGGATACCTATTACCAGGGAGCCAATGCTCAGCCAACGACTTACGGTGGTATAAACACTCGCGTAGATGTGAAAAACTTCTATGTACAGGCCAATATGAGCTTTGCACTAGGATACAAAGTGTTTGATAACTGGGCTAATTATATGAGGTCAGACGGAAACGGCGGATTTAATGCTGCCTTTGGCCAATACGGAACAGCAGCTGACTACTGGGAAGAACCGGGTGACATTGCAGATAATCCACGTCCGGTACTTTTCTCAACAAATCAGGCAAATGCCGCGTCGTCACGATTTTTATATGACGGTGATCACATAAGGCTGAAGTCTCTGAATATTGGGTACAATATTCCAACTCAGCTTATTGAGCAAGTTGGTCTATCATCGGCTACACTCTTCTTTAACGGGAGAAATCTATGGACCTACGCCTTTGATGACGATCTGAAATGGGATCCGGAGCAGAAAGCAGACGGATTTACCGACTTGAATGCTCAGCCAATGAGATCATTGACCTTTGGATTAAAAGCAAATTTCTAAAAGAGATTAAACAATGAGAAAACTAAGTAAATATATATTAGCACTGCTCATCGCAGCAGGTGTATTCACAGGGTGTGACGACTTTTTGTCGCCTTCTGTGGATCAAAACGTTCCAACAGAAACAGCTGTTGAGAGCGTATCAGATCTGGAAGCCGTAGTTTACGGTGTATATGACGACCTGAACAGGGTTGAACTCTACGGACGTGATTTTTACGTATCCGGAGATGTGATGTCGGATAACGCATGGTCTAACGCCAACTCTGGTAGATTTGTAGGGCAGGATCAATTCAACTTCACTACAAACAGCGGATATGCGTTAGGTGTCTGGGATGTCTTTTATGAGGCGATCGCCGGAGCAAATATGGCCATTCAAAGTGATTTGGAATCTGATGCAGATGTGGATCACTTTAAAGGACAGGCTTATGCACTGCGGGCATTCTCACATTTCAATTTGCTGCAGGCATTTGGTCAGCAGTATGTTGACGCCGGCGACCCTGCCGATGGTGTGCCGTACTCAGTAGAGTACAGAACGGCAGCTGAAGCAGATGGAGATTATCTCCTGCCCGAACGTGAAGCGATTGCTAACGTGCTGGCTAATATCGAAGACGATCTCGAAACAGCCGTTGATTTGATTGATCCAAGCAGAGTTGATGTGGTTGAGATGAACTACTGGGCGGTTCGGGCACTTCAAACCCGTTTTTATCTCTACACGGGGCAAGATGACCTGGTTG
Encoded proteins:
- a CDS encoding Calx-beta domain-containing protein: MKVKLLIIALLPLLFASCDMNDLFDEGDTKKTYDGPAQVAFFPDEREVSDDDGSTSIEIQLIGEQRDSDLAVSFSTEGDAVAGTHYNVSTPSPITLEAGTSTVDIVIELIADSVPDGEEVQLILNLDGGDGVEVAENYKSSRIFIQD
- a CDS encoding SusC/RagA family TonB-linked outer membrane protein, with product MIQKILQSLTSLLLLVAISGFAGLAHAQTGTLTGTVTDESTGETLVGATVMIVDLERGAPTDIEGMYMIDNIPTGTYEVRFSYVGYTTVTETIEISEGENVYDLEMSMDSAGLDEVVVTGYGNFSDRNFTGSVSQVSSESFENAPVSSINEALSGNIAGVNISPSTGTPGAVQQARIRGISSINASSAPLYVIDGVPVQSGSNAQSTATSSLDVLSSISANDIESVTVLKDASSTALYGARGSNGVIVIETKSGSSGDVQYSLSMQRGVNNRAVDGPGTLNANEWDQLFYDSAGNYLESLGAPSDRASVDALLFPSGWDGETSTDWGDVVRNDNAIQQEYQLAAQGGNDRTTFYTSASFFEQEGQAIGSGLERLSGKLNLTHQFDERLTFSNNFSGSFVEQDGILEGAGYFGSPVLAEYFMLPTDNAYNEDGSPNLGLSSNIFNPVYVQDTDIDRKRNIRVINNTNLDFEITDNLAFSSNLSLDYLLTEEKYYDNPFYGDGEDVRGAVDDINTRNFNYVWRNSLNYIYQANEQNLFDFRFISESQKNKNNFLEAYGEGIAAANLYNLNTTASPQFVGSSTTDWAVQSFIGLVNYRYDDKVIVDGSVRHEGNTRFGEDNRWGTFWSLGVGYILTEEDFFADIEGLDFLRVRTSYGQTGNASIGLNNYQTLVGFGGYNDQPNIQPTQFGNPNLTWEKANSFDVSVDFEAFEMLEGGVNFFRKDSYDLLFNVPLSRVSGHNSQVQNVGELYNQGFEFELSADIVRTQDFGWNLGGNLTLVENEITELPRDQNGDPIEITSATRYTAVEGYEVNAWYMREWAGVDPDNGDPLWYMDDGEGGRTTTNSYNQADTYYQGANAQPTTYGGINTRVDVKNFYVQANMSFALGYKVFDNWANYMRSDGNGGFNAAFGQYGTAADYWEEPGDIADNPRPVLFSTNQANAASSRFLYDGDHIRLKSLNIGYNIPTQLIEQVGLSSATLFFNGRNLWTYAFDDDLKWDPEQKADGFTDLNAQPMRSLTFGLKANF
- a CDS encoding RagB/SusD family nutrient uptake outer membrane protein, encoding MRKLSKYILALLIAAGVFTGCDDFLSPSVDQNVPTETAVESVSDLEAVVYGVYDDLNRVELYGRDFYVSGDVMSDNAWSNANSGRFVGQDQFNFTTNSGYALGVWDVFYEAIAGANMAIQSDLESDADVDHFKGQAYALRAFSHFNLLQAFGQQYVDAGDPADGVPYSVEYRTAAEADGDYLLPEREAIANVLANIEDDLETAVDLIDPSRVDVVEMNYWAVRALQTRFYLYTGQDDLVVEIAEDIINNSGSEITSAEDLVADWESGSGPNSLFELAFTNTDRLGTDNISRIYRDTNYGDVEASDDLISSHAADDVRLDLYSSDGDTHRMVSKYSDELGSDNVRVIRFAEVVLNYAEALANGEPGEMTATEALNMLADERYENGSPYTAATVDDVLLERRLELAMEGHRLYDLMRTEQDIVPGDGSSARGETINYGDYRLALPIPENEIRANSAMTQNEGYN